From the Leptospira biflexa serovar Patoc strain 'Patoc 1 (Paris)' genome, one window contains:
- a CDS encoding NRAMP family divalent metal transporter, with amino-acid sequence MRRFPFLTYLGPGLLYAGAAVGVSHLVQSTRAGAVYGYGLLAVVIFANFIKYPFFVVGTKYTIVTGKSLLDGYESLGRLPIWIFFCISVGTMCIIVATVTLVTSGLFSNLLGLTMEPWLLCSIILVFCFLLLAIGKFQALDGLMKWIVVLLTIATIAAMVLSFYAGIPKLPTEGKTFSISNLPDVAFLIALMGWMPIPIEAAVWQSDWTLAKKTPDGKLPPMKYAMLDFNIGYIGTTLLAICFLALGSNMMYNTGMEFSSQAVGFASELVKLYTTAIGSWSYPIILVAAFFTMFSTTLTCFDAYPRVVSNASRRLFTSLQKFSTEKLYWYWILLVGIGSILILLFFRTNMKSLVDFATTVSFLNAPILALIHHLILFGKEIPKEERPKPLMNLLSWFGILFLFGFSIYYINITFF; translated from the coding sequence ATGAGACGATTTCCTTTTTTAACATATCTTGGTCCTGGTCTTCTCTATGCAGGCGCTGCAGTTGGTGTTTCCCATTTGGTCCAATCCACTCGAGCTGGTGCCGTTTATGGTTATGGTTTGCTTGCCGTTGTGATTTTTGCAAACTTCATCAAGTATCCTTTTTTTGTTGTGGGTACAAAGTATACGATTGTCACAGGGAAATCATTGTTAGATGGGTATGAGTCTCTCGGACGATTGCCAATTTGGATTTTCTTTTGTATTTCTGTTGGGACAATGTGTATCATCGTTGCCACAGTGACTTTAGTCACTTCCGGTTTGTTTTCCAACTTACTCGGTTTAACAATGGAACCTTGGTTACTCTGTTCGATCATTCTTGTATTTTGTTTTTTATTATTAGCAATTGGAAAATTCCAAGCATTAGATGGTCTTATGAAATGGATTGTCGTATTACTTACCATTGCAACCATAGCTGCCATGGTTCTTTCCTTTTATGCGGGAATACCAAAACTTCCAACGGAAGGAAAAACATTTTCTATTTCAAATTTACCTGATGTTGCCTTTTTGATTGCGCTTATGGGTTGGATGCCAATCCCAATTGAAGCTGCTGTTTGGCAGTCCGATTGGACACTCGCAAAAAAAACACCTGATGGCAAACTCCCTCCAATGAAGTATGCGATGCTTGATTTTAACATTGGTTATATTGGCACTACACTTTTAGCAATTTGTTTTTTGGCCCTTGGTTCCAATATGATGTACAATACGGGAATGGAGTTTTCCTCTCAAGCAGTCGGATTTGCATCAGAGTTAGTCAAACTTTATACAACGGCAATTGGATCTTGGTCATACCCTATTATTTTGGTCGCTGCTTTTTTTACGATGTTTTCCACTACTTTAACATGTTTTGATGCATATCCAAGGGTTGTTTCCAATGCAAGTCGTCGTTTGTTTACGTCATTACAAAAGTTTTCAACTGAGAAACTCTATTGGTATTGGATTCTTTTAGTTGGGATTGGTTCCATTCTCATTTTGTTATTCTTTCGGACCAATATGAAAAGTTTAGTAGACTTTGCTACTACCGTTTCCTTCCTAAATGCACCTATTTTGGCGCTGATCCATCATTTGATATTGTTTGGTAAAGAAATACCCAAAGAAGAGAGACCAAAACCTTTGATGAACTTATTATCATGGTTTGGCATTCTATTTTTATTTGGATTTTCCATTTATTACATCAACATCACTTTCTTCTAA
- a CDS encoding phytoene desaturase family protein — translation MSHYDTVVIGAGNAGLMAATRLQREGSKTLLLERHNVPGGCATSFVRGEFEFEVALHQLSGVGTESNPFIMRRVFDELGVLDKIELVQEKELYRIIMPGRLDVTLPADWIELQNHLKSLFPMETDPIERFFKLSEAIVNEYYFVLPRVKLSNDEEKIRIKCPNFSAYGLRPTTDVLNEFFSTEDLINVITPYWSYVGIPTTDLVFAEFIGMIYFYCVYKPWHIKGGSQMLSSALLSSFEEAGGEVRFHCSAEKILTKDGVVSGVRLETGETVTCDAVVSNASPLITYHELLDLETLPPSVVKDFKSRRMGVSAVCLYLGLDCSPEEIGFTSASSFVMTTSNAEVTEDRMYTLEAPDWGMVTCYNFIDEELAPKGKSVVTLVALQYGEAWKDVPPEDYIATKYEFGDKLIDLIEQAYPKIREHIEKAEVATPMTMMRYLNTPGGAIYGFKQTLQDSSLFRESLDAIEGLYSSSSWTSMGGFQPTYLNGYYTARKIIKQLRRKNKTAV, via the coding sequence ATGTCTCATTATGATACGGTTGTCATAGGTGCTGGTAACGCAGGTTTAATGGCGGCAACTCGTTTGCAACGGGAGGGTTCTAAAACACTCTTGTTAGAACGGCATAATGTTCCTGGAGGTTGTGCTACTTCATTTGTCCGAGGGGAATTTGAATTTGAGGTTGCTCTCCACCAACTCAGCGGTGTCGGGACGGAATCGAATCCATTCATTATGCGTCGTGTTTTTGATGAACTTGGAGTATTGGATAAAATCGAACTTGTACAAGAAAAAGAACTCTATCGGATCATCATGCCAGGTAGGTTGGATGTTACCTTACCTGCCGATTGGATAGAATTACAGAATCATTTAAAAAGTCTTTTTCCTATGGAAACGGATCCAATTGAAAGGTTCTTCAAATTGAGCGAAGCCATCGTCAACGAATATTACTTTGTCCTACCTCGAGTGAAATTGTCCAATGACGAAGAAAAAATCAGAATCAAATGCCCAAATTTTTCAGCATATGGACTTCGTCCAACAACTGATGTTTTGAATGAATTTTTTTCTACAGAGGATTTAATTAATGTTATCACACCTTATTGGAGTTATGTTGGAATCCCTACAACAGATTTAGTATTCGCAGAATTTATCGGTATGATATATTTTTACTGTGTGTATAAACCTTGGCATATCAAAGGTGGGTCTCAAATGCTTTCGAGCGCTCTGCTTTCCTCATTTGAAGAAGCAGGTGGAGAAGTAAGATTTCATTGTTCTGCAGAAAAAATTCTTACAAAAGATGGAGTCGTGTCAGGGGTTCGATTGGAAACAGGAGAAACAGTTACCTGTGACGCAGTTGTATCAAATGCAAGTCCTCTCATCACTTATCATGAATTGTTAGATTTAGAAACTCTACCACCGTCTGTAGTAAAAGATTTTAAATCGAGACGAATGGGAGTATCTGCTGTTTGCCTATATTTGGGTTTAGATTGTTCTCCAGAAGAAATAGGGTTCACGTCTGCGTCTAGCTTTGTGATGACAACTTCAAATGCAGAGGTCACAGAAGATCGGATGTATACTTTGGAGGCTCCGGATTGGGGAATGGTCACTTGTTATAACTTTATAGATGAAGAACTTGCCCCAAAAGGAAAGTCCGTTGTCACTCTTGTCGCTTTACAGTACGGTGAAGCTTGGAAGGATGTTCCACCAGAAGATTACATTGCCACAAAATACGAATTTGGCGACAAATTAATTGATCTCATTGAACAAGCGTATCCAAAGATCAGAGAACATATCGAAAAGGCAGAAGTTGCCACACCAATGACGATGATGCGTTATTTGAATACTCCTGGAGGAGCAATTTATGGTTTCAAACAAACCTTACAAGATAGTTCCCTATTTCGCGAATCATTAGATGCCATCGAAGGTCTTTATTCTTCAAGCAGTTGGACAAGCATGGGTGGATTCCAACCGACTTATTTGAACGGTTATTACACCGCCCGAAAAATTATCAAACAACTGCGTCGTAAAAACAAAACTGCTGTCTAG
- a CDS encoding STAS domain-containing protein, producing MKIKVTSKNDVHIIKIEGAIKAGNEFELSEKIEQYIKKGQVPKFIIDLKKVPFINSAGLGTFLNIYKHIDGLNGRLVFANLNSDIENLMEITKLSSVFEIYKTLEEAEDSFEY from the coding sequence ATGAAAATCAAAGTTACTAGTAAAAACGACGTGCACATCATTAAAATTGAAGGTGCCATCAAAGCCGGAAATGAGTTCGAGCTATCTGAAAAGATTGAACAGTACATCAAAAAAGGCCAAGTTCCAAAATTCATTATCGATTTGAAAAAAGTTCCTTTTATCAACTCCGCTGGTCTTGGAACATTTTTGAACATCTACAAACATATAGATGGTCTGAACGGTCGACTTGTATTTGCGAATTTAAATTCCGATATCGAAAACCTAATGGAAATTACAAAACTTTCCAGCGTGTTTGAGATATACAAAACTCTGGAAGAGGCTGAAGACTCCTTCGAATACTAA
- a CDS encoding VOC family protein yields the protein MAKSNLLEMHNIGIVVASLDRTILFFEEIGLRLEGRMMVAGEWAGKVTGLENQEVEIAMMVTPDGHTRLELSQFHSPKTISDHRTSPVNSLGYLRIMFRVDHLDELLSRLSKFGAELVGEVVQFENVYRLCYIRGVEGILIGLAEQIGTETATDILENKV from the coding sequence ATGGCTAAAAGTAATTTATTAGAAATGCACAATATTGGCATCGTCGTTGCATCATTGGATCGGACAATTTTGTTTTTTGAAGAAATTGGACTTCGACTCGAAGGACGTATGATGGTAGCAGGGGAATGGGCAGGTAAAGTCACAGGACTTGAAAACCAAGAAGTAGAGATTGCCATGATGGTGACCCCTGATGGACATACCCGACTCGAACTCTCACAATTTCATTCGCCTAAAACAATCTCAGACCACAGAACTTCTCCAGTGAACTCTCTTGGTTACCTTCGTATCATGTTCAGAGTGGATCATTTGGATGAATTGTTATCCCGTTTATCAAAGTTTGGTGCAGAGCTTGTTGGAGAAGTGGTTCAATTTGAAAATGTTTATCGACTCTGTTACATTCGAGGAGTGGAAGGAATCCTAATTGGACTTGCAGAGCAAATCGGTACCGAAACTGCCACAGACATTTTAGAAAATAAAGTATGA
- a CDS encoding FAD-binding oxidoreductase, protein MLDNNQKLETNILNSVVGFHDAVLKKEDLEKNGSDFREGKGLVKETIRSLHPKRIHLRVESIRIDTPSTKTLVMVPVDGNRLPPFQAGQYINLFVTLAGVLTARPYSISSSPKNLQSYELTIKRAEGGFVSPYLLDDVKIGQKFESTGPMGSFHHNPLFHGFDIVFLAGGSGIAPAMSMLKAFLAAENPFRFHIIYSNSYENDVIFLDELRNLSLLHKNFILTEFISREVSPEFKGFKGRLDIVTLQTLLSDVSSKMFYVCGPTPFNEHCANLLADLGVKSGRILIEGNGPPPKPDQLDGWPSEIHPSSEVNVTVGTHKSFKAKVGEPLLNSLERNGYFTENACRSGECSLCRVKLKSGEVFSPKEAKIRKSDRKFGWIHSCVAFPITDVEIQL, encoded by the coding sequence ATGTTAGATAACAACCAAAAATTAGAAACAAATATTTTAAACTCAGTTGTTGGATTCCATGATGCAGTTTTAAAAAAAGAAGATCTAGAGAAAAACGGTTCCGATTTTAGAGAAGGCAAAGGATTGGTCAAAGAAACGATTCGAAGTCTCCATCCAAAACGAATCCATTTGCGTGTCGAAAGTATACGCATTGATACACCTTCGACCAAAACATTGGTTATGGTTCCAGTAGATGGAAATCGATTACCGCCGTTCCAAGCAGGACAGTACATCAACTTATTTGTTACACTTGCAGGCGTTTTGACAGCAAGACCATATTCAATATCATCCTCTCCTAAAAACTTACAATCCTATGAACTAACCATCAAACGAGCAGAAGGTGGGTTTGTAAGTCCTTATCTATTAGATGACGTTAAAATTGGACAAAAATTTGAATCCACGGGGCCAATGGGTTCCTTTCATCATAATCCACTGTTTCATGGATTTGATATTGTATTTCTTGCAGGTGGTTCCGGAATTGCTCCTGCTATGAGTATGTTAAAAGCATTTTTGGCAGCGGAAAATCCCTTTCGTTTTCATATTATTTATTCCAATAGTTACGAAAATGATGTAATTTTTCTAGATGAACTTCGGAACTTATCACTTTTACATAAAAACTTCATTTTAACTGAATTCATTTCTCGTGAGGTAAGTCCTGAGTTTAAAGGATTTAAAGGTCGATTGGACATTGTCACATTGCAAACGTTATTGTCTGATGTTTCATCTAAAATGTTTTATGTCTGTGGCCCCACTCCGTTTAATGAACATTGTGCGAATCTCCTCGCTGATTTAGGTGTTAAATCTGGACGTATATTAATCGAAGGTAATGGTCCACCTCCCAAACCAGATCAATTAGATGGATGGCCAAGTGAAATTCATCCGTCCTCGGAGGTGAACGTAACAGTAGGAACCCATAAGTCATTTAAAGCAAAAGTAGGGGAGCCTCTACTTAACAGTTTAGAACGGAATGGTTATTTTACAGAAAACGCATGTCGTTCCGGAGAATGTAGCTTATGCCGTGTGAAACTAAAATCGGGAGAAGTATTCAGTCCTAAGGAAGCTAAAATTAGAAAGTCCGATCGGAAATTTGGTTGGATCCATTCTTGTGTGGCATTTCCAATCACGGATGTTGAAATTCAATTATAA
- a CDS encoding TetR/AcrR family transcriptional regulator, with amino-acid sequence MAGKKQNGTKESNSYHHGDLRPALITAARTILQNQDTDALSLRSIASAIGVSHMAPYAHFKGKEELLQAVAGSGYEELANNMLLVQQKHPKVRGRMLAFHYGVEYIQFAMTNPNLYRLMMNQIDSEKKSNQAASNKDMMMSSQRPFRLLFSAFASERVRKELAHARALGAWATVHGIASLAIEGHLILPKGMDVIQLFQTTVSSTINWEQKNG; translated from the coding sequence ATGGCCGGGAAGAAACAAAATGGAACCAAAGAATCGAACTCCTACCATCATGGAGACCTACGTCCCGCTCTCATCACTGCTGCGAGAACGATTTTACAAAACCAAGACACGGATGCGCTTTCTTTGCGATCCATTGCTTCTGCAATTGGAGTCAGTCATATGGCACCGTATGCTCATTTTAAGGGAAAAGAGGAATTGTTACAGGCTGTCGCTGGATCAGGATATGAAGAATTGGCAAACAATATGTTACTCGTGCAACAGAAACATCCGAAAGTCCGCGGGCGAATGTTAGCTTTTCATTACGGAGTGGAATACATCCAGTTTGCTATGACAAATCCAAATCTGTATCGGCTTATGATGAACCAAATCGATTCAGAAAAAAAATCCAATCAAGCAGCTTCTAACAAAGATATGATGATGAGTTCCCAACGCCCATTCCGTCTATTGTTTTCTGCCTTTGCGAGTGAACGTGTTCGTAAAGAATTAGCACATGCTAGAGCTCTCGGGGCCTGGGCGACCGTACATGGAATTGCTTCCCTTGCGATTGAAGGACATCTCATTCTCCCTAAAGGAATGGACGTAATTCAACTTTTTCAAACAACTGTGAGTTCCACTATCAATTGGGAACAAAAAAATGGCTAA
- a CDS encoding Na+/H+ antiporter NhaC family protein — translation MENEKRNSLFFSLTPIIYLILSIVFFRTVWIVEYPHPYALCLSGMFSFLQRYNRNLLFLKSALRKNFLSVLPAMEILFFVGLLIASWAYSGILLTMMQIGTSFIEPKYFLPSIAIVSAIAAMVSGSSWTTAGTLGVALMGVSKYLGFPDVMSAGAIVSGCYFGDKLSPLSDTTNLASSLTHVPIWTHIRHMLKTTCFSFVLAVFCFYLLNLYTWDPRVQEDIPTSIGLSVLLGKGIVYWKLIPVLIVFGSSFFHLPVRVSFLLGIVSAFLFPILESGISMEMGKSLILGFHSQSGNRTWDLFLSGGGIVSILPTEILILTAVWFGGVVEGFGYLNELLIKIKQWAKNQFDLLLSTMGVSFLLNLMTADQYLSLVIPARAFRTLAVEKNIPEKDVSRALGDSGTITSPLIPWNSCGAFMASSLGVPVLGFLPFVFFNLIHVVLSVSVLFYQKIKLKSS, via the coding sequence ATGGAAAATGAGAAAAGAAACTCACTATTTTTTTCTCTCACTCCCATCATCTATTTGATTCTATCCATTGTGTTCTTTAGAACTGTTTGGATCGTTGAATATCCTCATCCCTATGCACTATGTTTGTCAGGGATGTTTTCTTTTTTGCAGAGATACAATCGGAATCTTCTATTTTTAAAATCGGCTTTGCGTAAAAATTTTTTATCAGTTCTCCCCGCAATGGAAATCCTATTTTTTGTTGGGTTACTCATTGCATCTTGGGCTTATTCTGGAATTTTATTAACGATGATGCAAATTGGAACTTCTTTCATCGAACCAAAATACTTTTTGCCATCCATCGCCATTGTATCCGCAATTGCAGCAATGGTTTCAGGGTCTTCTTGGACCACTGCTGGTACATTAGGTGTTGCCCTCATGGGAGTTTCTAAGTATTTAGGATTCCCTGATGTGATGTCAGCGGGAGCCATTGTTAGCGGTTGTTATTTTGGAGATAAACTTTCTCCGCTTTCTGATACAACCAATTTAGCCTCCAGTTTGACTCATGTCCCGATTTGGACTCACATACGTCATATGTTAAAAACAACATGTTTTAGTTTTGTTTTGGCAGTCTTTTGTTTTTATTTATTGAATTTATATACTTGGGATCCTCGCGTGCAGGAGGATATTCCTACGAGTATTGGTTTGTCAGTGTTACTTGGGAAAGGAATTGTTTATTGGAAATTGATTCCCGTTTTGATTGTCTTCGGTTCCTCTTTTTTCCATCTACCCGTTCGAGTGTCCTTTCTTTTGGGAATTGTTTCTGCATTTTTATTTCCGATCTTAGAATCTGGAATCTCGATGGAGATGGGGAAATCTCTCATTTTGGGATTCCATTCTCAATCTGGAAATCGCACATGGGATCTTTTTCTCAGCGGTGGAGGCATTGTTTCCATTTTACCAACAGAAATTTTGATTTTAACGGCAGTTTGGTTCGGTGGTGTTGTAGAAGGTTTTGGTTATTTGAATGAACTTCTCATTAAAATCAAACAATGGGCAAAAAATCAATTTGATCTACTTTTGTCGACAATGGGAGTCTCTTTTTTACTCAATTTGATGACAGCTGACCAGTATTTGTCATTAGTGATCCCTGCCCGTGCGTTTCGTACGCTTGCAGTGGAAAAAAATATCCCTGAAAAAGATGTTTCAAGGGCATTGGGAGATTCAGGAACCATCACATCGCCCCTGATTCCTTGGAATAGTTGCGGTGCATTTATGGCATCTTCATTGGGAGTTCCTGTCTTGGGTTTTTTGCCTTTTGTCTTCTTTAATTTGATCCACGTTGTTTTATCTGTTTCTGTTTTATTCTATCAAAAAATAAAATTAAAAAGTTCATAA
- a CDS encoding PAS domain-containing hybrid sensor histidine kinase/response regulator, giving the protein MHQNIPKEAYSSLILQYFYDAVIVIDLKFHITSWNLAAERIYGYKAEEALGSSTIDVLKTIFAEGEREKSIAQLQAYGIWQGEVFQHKKDGTKLKIRSAASFLKDKEGATIGVIAINRDITEENRIQENLAESEERFRMSFENAGIGVCLLDLDGKFLRVNKKIQSMLGYSEVELIGRPSKEFAYKEDQSIFHQYRESALKGKDVDVVYEKRYVSKTNQILWIEISNSLVKDRNGSPLYFVVHFNDITDRKNAEIHLIQAKKEAERANQAKSDFVANMSHEIRTPLNGVIGFNELLMTTNLDSDQKEYVKNAISSAHGLLGIINDILDISKIEAGKLVLNETISNLKHIVKDSLGVLQWRAKEKNIQLDFEVNPKLPEWIVVDATRLRQILINLLGNAVKFTEKGSVILKIDSEIAENEKIKLNFSIKDTGIGIPESHKPNLFQSFWQGESNSTRRFGGTGLGLRITKSLLDLMGGQIDFSSEEGKGTEFRFSIECLTLENANLSDAENENFQKDIWENINQYKLLDVSPKILIAEDNLMNRDLLNRMILKYIPKAILFEARNGVEAVRMSHELKPQLIFMDVQMPEMDGLEATTIIRKNKSNEHIPIIALTAGALYEERKKCFDVGMDHFLTKPIDILALNQVLFHYLNATKLD; this is encoded by the coding sequence ATGCACCAAAATATACCGAAGGAAGCATATTCATCACTCATCCTTCAATACTTTTATGATGCGGTCATCGTCATAGATTTAAAGTTTCATATCACCAGTTGGAATCTTGCTGCGGAACGCATTTACGGTTACAAAGCAGAAGAGGCTTTGGGTTCATCCACCATCGATGTTTTAAAGACTATTTTTGCAGAAGGGGAACGGGAGAAAAGTATCGCCCAGCTACAGGCATACGGAATTTGGCAAGGAGAGGTGTTCCAACATAAAAAGGACGGAACAAAATTAAAAATTCGCTCTGCTGCGAGTTTCCTAAAAGATAAAGAAGGTGCCACAATCGGTGTCATCGCCATCAACCGAGACATTACGGAAGAAAATCGGATCCAAGAAAATCTGGCTGAAAGTGAAGAAAGATTTCGAATGAGTTTTGAAAACGCTGGCATTGGTGTCTGCCTTCTTGACTTAGATGGAAAATTTTTAAGAGTGAATAAAAAAATCCAATCGATGTTAGGTTATTCAGAGGTAGAACTCATTGGAAGGCCATCCAAAGAATTTGCTTACAAAGAAGATCAAAGTATCTTCCACCAATACCGCGAATCTGCTTTAAAAGGCAAAGATGTAGATGTTGTCTATGAAAAACGATACGTTTCTAAAACCAATCAAATCCTATGGATCGAAATTTCTAATTCACTTGTAAAAGACCGAAATGGATCACCATTATACTTTGTTGTCCATTTTAATGATATTACAGATCGTAAAAATGCAGAAATTCATTTGATACAAGCAAAAAAAGAAGCTGAACGAGCAAACCAAGCAAAGTCAGACTTTGTTGCCAACATGAGTCATGAAATTCGAACTCCACTCAATGGTGTGATTGGATTTAATGAATTGTTGATGACTACCAATTTGGATTCGGACCAAAAAGAATACGTAAAAAATGCGATCAGCAGTGCACATGGTCTCCTCGGGATCATCAACGATATTTTAGATATTTCCAAAATAGAAGCCGGAAAATTAGTTTTAAACGAAACCATTTCAAATTTAAAACATATCGTAAAAGATTCGTTAGGTGTCCTTCAGTGGAGAGCGAAAGAAAAAAATATCCAATTAGATTTTGAAGTTAATCCCAAATTGCCAGAATGGATCGTTGTTGATGCGACGCGACTTAGACAAATTTTAATCAACTTACTTGGAAATGCAGTTAAGTTCACAGAGAAAGGAAGTGTGATTTTAAAAATAGATTCAGAGATTGCTGAGAATGAAAAAATTAAACTCAATTTTTCGATCAAGGATACTGGTATCGGTATTCCTGAATCTCATAAACCAAATCTATTCCAATCCTTTTGGCAAGGAGAATCAAACTCGACTCGCCGATTTGGGGGAACAGGACTGGGACTTCGGATCACCAAATCATTACTCGATCTCATGGGTGGTCAGATTGATTTTTCTTCTGAAGAAGGCAAAGGTACTGAGTTTCGATTTAGCATCGAGTGTTTGACTTTGGAAAATGCAAATCTAAGTGATGCAGAGAATGAAAATTTTCAGAAGGACATTTGGGAAAACATCAATCAATACAAACTCTTAGATGTTTCACCTAAAATTTTAATCGCAGAAGACAATTTGATGAATCGGGATCTTCTAAATCGGATGATATTGAAATACATACCAAAAGCCATTTTATTTGAAGCCAGAAATGGTGTTGAAGCAGTGCGAATGAGTCATGAACTCAAACCCCAATTGATTTTTATGGATGTCCAAATGCCTGAAATGGATGGATTGGAAGCGACAACAATCATCCGAAAAAACAAATCGAATGAACATATTCCCATCATCGCTTTAACCGCTGGTGCATTGTATGAGGAGAGGAAAAAATGTTTTGATGTGGGAATGGATCATTTTTTGACCAAACCGATCGATATTTTGGCGCTGAACCAAGTCTTATTTCACTATTTGAATGCAACTAAACTCGATTAG
- a CDS encoding DNA-directed RNA polymerase sigma-70 factor: MLPKILDEKILPIISQARISNDLTYVKELLPIWMVDRLGKKRNITEDESSEMVVTILEVFSKMWTLSLKYQLTHVLGFFVTYIFNQYRNRFRKMELPESGELYLQLWNYESPANEEDPILEQVGILKLNLEQLPSFTALVLSLQFDLPMKQNLKQLLLWKLKENQMDPNLFFLECEGRRNIQQQLVERLTSMITRYTRKLYETTDPNRRLWYGKQKKIWMLRRTRALDRSFFSEREIAKWLGITRKAVRNHLSQGKHELRKVGKDLLHYA; encoded by the coding sequence ATGTTGCCAAAGATATTAGATGAAAAGATATTGCCGATTATCAGCCAAGCAAGGATCTCAAATGATCTTACGTATGTAAAAGAACTTTTGCCAATTTGGATGGTAGACAGATTGGGCAAAAAAAGGAATATTACTGAGGACGAAAGTTCTGAGATGGTAGTTACCATTTTGGAAGTGTTTTCCAAAATGTGGACCTTGAGTTTGAAATACCAGCTCACACATGTTTTGGGATTTTTTGTTACGTATATATTCAACCAATATCGAAATCGATTTCGGAAAATGGAATTACCCGAATCGGGCGAATTGTACTTACAATTATGGAATTACGAATCTCCAGCCAATGAAGAAGATCCAATTCTAGAACAGGTGGGCATTTTGAAATTAAATTTGGAACAACTTCCGAGTTTTACCGCTTTAGTCCTTTCCCTTCAGTTTGACCTACCCATGAAACAAAACCTCAAACAATTACTTTTATGGAAATTAAAGGAAAACCAAATGGATCCGAATTTGTTTTTTTTAGAGTGTGAGGGGAGGCGGAACATCCAACAACAATTGGTTGAACGACTCACCTCGATGATCACACGCTACACTCGAAAATTATATGAAACGACAGATCCAAATCGCCGTCTTTGGTATGGAAAACAGAAAAAAATATGGATGCTCCGGAGGACACGGGCCCTTGATCGCAGTTTTTTTTCAGAAAGGGAAATCGCCAAATGGCTTGGCATCACAAGGAAGGCGGTTCGCAATCATTTGTCACAAGGAAAACATGAACTGCGAAAAGTCGGCAAAGATTTATTGCACTACGCATAA